From Ignavibacteriales bacterium, the proteins below share one genomic window:
- a CDS encoding uroporphyrinogen decarboxylase family protein, with amino-acid sequence MNNRYLSVLNGETPDQVPFLPAIYEHKAWFVGETPSRVARDARLLTTAMLAEYERVQADALILGIDVYNVEAEALGCSVTYYEGNDNSVPAIGSHGAVFHGSDDIASLRMPDPQKDGRMPLNLEAAQNVIKVLGKEIPIRGAVSGPFSLAAHLAGPGNFFLLLMMKPDLVKALLKFASEVIKQYGKAFIELGCGVVVFDSHASPDLLSPDMYREFVLPPTQEIITHFHELGVRHVPLIIGGNTTKILDAYLETGANNILCDTKADVREFLERCSKTRRAFRRNISSSDFLEITSDEVRQRALKSLEESNGYPGFILGSAVLPYGTPVSHLTAMREAIQEYKTRAVSG; translated from the coding sequence ATGAATAATCGCTATCTGAGTGTTCTCAATGGGGAAACCCCAGATCAAGTCCCTTTTCTGCCTGCCATCTACGAACACAAAGCATGGTTTGTGGGGGAGACACCATCGCGGGTGGCCCGTGATGCTCGCTTGCTGACAACGGCTATGCTGGCGGAATATGAACGTGTCCAGGCGGATGCACTCATCCTCGGCATCGATGTGTACAACGTCGAAGCAGAAGCGCTCGGTTGCTCCGTGACGTACTATGAGGGAAACGATAACTCTGTCCCCGCCATTGGATCTCACGGTGCTGTCTTTCACGGATCGGACGATATAGCGTCTCTCAGGATGCCGGACCCGCAAAAGGACGGCAGAATGCCGTTGAACCTTGAAGCGGCCCAAAATGTTATAAAGGTGCTTGGGAAGGAAATCCCGATACGTGGCGCGGTCTCGGGACCGTTCTCGCTTGCGGCGCATCTGGCTGGCCCGGGAAATTTCTTCCTGCTTCTGATGATGAAGCCAGATCTGGTCAAAGCCCTGCTGAAGTTTGCGTCGGAAGTCATCAAACAGTACGGAAAGGCGTTTATTGAGCTGGGGTGTGGCGTCGTTGTGTTTGATTCGCACGCTTCACCCGATCTCCTCTCGCCGGACATGTACCGCGAGTTCGTGTTGCCGCCGACACAGGAGATCATCACGCACTTCCATGAGCTTGGTGTGCGGCATGTCCCGCTGATTATCGGCGGCAACACCACAAAAATCCTGGATGCGTATCTTGAGACCGGTGCAAACAATATCCTTTGCGACACAAAAGCGGATGTCCGGGAATTCCTTGAACGATGTTCAAAAACACGGCGAGCATTCCGCCGTAACATCAGCTCATCGGATTTTCTTGAAATCACCTCGGACGAAGTTCGTCAGCGTGCGCTCAAGAGCCTTGAAGAATCAAATGGCTATCCGGGATTCATCCTCGGATCTGCAGTTCTGCCATACGGGACTCCGGTCTCCCATCTGACCGCGATGCGGGAAGCGATACAAGAATACAAGACACGAGCCGTCTCGGGCTGA
- a CDS encoding corrinoid protein → MKELHDLALLLEQGQAQKVAELTQQLVDTGLSPQTILNDGLIAGMAVVGEKMRNGEMYLPEVLQSASAMHGSLKILKPHLLREGAQSRGKVLLGTVKGDMHDIGKNLVGIMLQGAGFEIVDLGLNVSTQKFVEAITTHQPAVLGLSAMLTTTMLNMKTTLDAISEAGLRSNVKIIIGGAPVNQKFADEIGADGYARDAVLAVDTVKQLLGLRG, encoded by the coding sequence ATGAAGGAACTGCACGATCTCGCGTTGCTGCTGGAACAGGGACAAGCTCAAAAAGTTGCCGAGCTGACTCAACAATTAGTGGACACGGGTCTATCGCCACAGACGATTCTCAATGACGGATTGATCGCGGGCATGGCTGTCGTTGGGGAGAAAATGCGAAACGGAGAAATGTACCTGCCGGAGGTCCTGCAATCGGCAAGTGCGATGCATGGATCGCTGAAAATCCTGAAGCCGCACCTGTTACGGGAAGGGGCGCAATCGCGTGGGAAGGTGCTCTTGGGGACCGTCAAAGGCGACATGCATGACATCGGAAAGAACTTAGTCGGCATTATGTTGCAGGGGGCCGGATTCGAAATTGTCGACCTCGGACTCAACGTCTCAACGCAAAAATTCGTTGAAGCGATCACAACACACCAGCCGGCGGTACTCGGTCTTTCAGCAATGCTTACAACCACGATGCTGAACATGAAGACGACACTGGATGCGATCAGTGAAGCCGGGCTCCGGTCCAACGTGAAGATCATCATCGGCGGTGCGCCGGTGAACCAGAAGTTCGCCGATGAGATCGGGGCTGACGGGTATGCCCGTGATGCGGTCCTTGCGGTGGATACAGTCAAACAGCTCCTTGGGCTTCGCGGATAA
- a CDS encoding glycerate kinase: MRILIAPDSFKGSMTAQQAAFAMERGVLLAIPDATVMKQPVSDGGEGLVDVVTPALGGRIVSSMVSGPLPGQRITARWGLSADGSTAIIEMAEAAGLPHVPRELRNPNITTTAGVGELIKAALDAGVTSIVIGIGGSATNDGGAGMAEALGVQFLDSAGKPIGRGGAELVNLTRIDLEQKDERLDNVEVLVACDVQNTLCGREGASAVYGPQKGATLSDVSVLDKALEHFGRTIESQMNIDVLSLPGGGAAGGLGAGLVAFCGGTLLSGIDLILRVTKFEERLRESDLVITGEGKIDRQLQYGKALSGVIERARKFTVPVVAVVGRIEGERELFVNSNALADLESLMDGQTTEADAMSNASHQVSEKTKLLLQRYLSRT, translated from the coding sequence ATGCGTATTCTCATAGCGCCGGATTCGTTCAAAGGGTCGATGACCGCTCAGCAAGCGGCTTTCGCAATGGAACGGGGCGTGTTGCTGGCGATCCCCGACGCAACGGTGATGAAGCAACCGGTGTCTGACGGAGGAGAAGGACTGGTCGATGTTGTGACGCCTGCTCTCGGGGGCCGCATCGTTAGCTCGATGGTCAGTGGTCCTCTCCCGGGTCAACGCATCACGGCACGATGGGGATTGTCGGCAGACGGTTCGACGGCCATCATTGAAATGGCTGAAGCGGCCGGTCTGCCGCATGTTCCGAGGGAACTCAGGAATCCGAACATCACAACGACGGCCGGAGTTGGCGAACTCATCAAGGCCGCACTTGACGCCGGAGTCACCTCCATCGTCATTGGAATCGGCGGGAGTGCAACGAATGACGGGGGAGCGGGGATGGCCGAAGCGTTGGGCGTTCAGTTTCTGGATTCCGCCGGAAAGCCGATCGGGCGCGGCGGGGCAGAGCTTGTGAATCTCACGCGCATCGATCTGGAGCAGAAAGATGAGCGTCTCGACAACGTTGAAGTTCTTGTGGCCTGCGACGTGCAAAACACGTTGTGCGGAAGAGAAGGCGCTTCCGCGGTGTATGGGCCTCAGAAGGGGGCAACACTTTCCGATGTGTCGGTGTTGGACAAAGCGCTCGAGCACTTCGGCAGAACTATTGAATCGCAGATGAACATCGACGTGCTCTCCCTCCCCGGCGGCGGGGCTGCCGGTGGTCTCGGTGCCGGTCTCGTCGCATTTTGCGGCGGCACACTGTTGAGCGGGATCGATCTCATCCTGCGGGTAACGAAGTTCGAAGAACGCCTGAGGGAATCCGATCTCGTCATCACGGGTGAAGGGAAGATTGACCGGCAGCTCCAGTATGGGAAGGCGCTCTCTGGTGTCATTGAACGCGCCCGGAAGTTTACGGTGCCGGTTGTTGCAGTGGTCGGCAGAATTGAAGGAGAGCGGGAGCTGTTCGTGAACAGCAATGCTCTTGCCGATCTCGAGTCGTTGATGGATGGACAGACGACAGAGGCGGATGCTATGAGCAATGCGTCGCACCAGGTTTCCGAGAAGACGAAACTCTTGCTTCAGCGGTATTTAAGTCGTACTTAA
- a CDS encoding DMT family transporter — MSASLKPSRLLDTLAVAFLAVVWGMAWPIAKIGLRDCDPMLFAALRSLIGGIFLYAWRSTRKDKETLDRQTFWVAFISGTCWVGIPMAFISWALLYINVGLGAIIQSTTPFFVAICVYYMLGEKQFTFAKTGGLVIGFLGIVLLFSDKPIFDFTSMAVLAGLAILITSIANGYGQVYARKHFKGKDQYGFMTAILIIAALETLPFSFINGLPRIELTTGLVLSTLYLGIVASAIPFAVYFALLVRVDIVVLSMVGYVIPVIAVASGILWFGESMSPTEITGSVLVLVGVVLATQYDLVKTKFLSRKTS, encoded by the coding sequence GTGAGCGCATCGTTGAAGCCTTCTCGTCTGCTCGATACGCTGGCTGTTGCTTTCCTCGCCGTTGTGTGGGGAATGGCGTGGCCGATCGCCAAAATAGGCCTTCGTGACTGCGATCCGATGCTCTTTGCAGCCCTCCGGAGTCTCATCGGCGGTATCTTTCTGTACGCGTGGCGGAGCACACGGAAGGACAAGGAAACTCTTGATCGACAGACGTTCTGGGTTGCCTTCATCTCGGGGACGTGTTGGGTGGGAATTCCCATGGCATTCATCTCGTGGGCGCTTCTCTATATCAACGTGGGGCTCGGGGCGATCATCCAGAGCACAACGCCGTTCTTTGTCGCCATCTGCGTGTACTACATGCTCGGCGAGAAACAATTTACATTTGCCAAGACCGGCGGTCTTGTCATCGGCTTTCTGGGTATCGTGCTCCTGTTTTCAGACAAGCCCATATTCGATTTTACAAGCATGGCTGTGCTTGCCGGTCTGGCAATCCTGATTACATCGATCGCCAATGGATATGGCCAGGTCTATGCGCGGAAGCATTTCAAGGGAAAAGATCAATACGGGTTTATGACGGCGATTTTGATTATCGCCGCACTTGAGACGCTGCCATTCAGTTTCATCAACGGGCTTCCGAGGATAGAGCTGACAACAGGATTGGTGCTTTCCACGCTGTATCTCGGCATTGTTGCCTCGGCCATACCCTTCGCGGTGTATTTTGCGCTTCTTGTGCGTGTGGATATCGTTGTGCTTTCCATGGTTGGATATGTAATACCTGTGATCGCTGTTGCCTCGGGGATACTATGGTTCGGTGAAAGCATGTCACCCACTGAAATCACAGGGTCGGTCCTCGTCCTGGTGGGGGTTGTTCTCGCTACGCAATATGATCTTGTGAAGACAAAATTCTTGTCCCGGAAAACCTCGTAA
- a CDS encoding Gfo/Idh/MocA family oxidoreductase, which translates to MIRIGLVDLDTSHPKTFTKILNAMPGVKVNALWDGRDVWPEGYDERFAKENDIPNVCKRLEDMIDHVDAVMVHGVNWDKHVDRAYPFIVAGKPVLIDKPIVGKVRDIYTLLELQVTHGTPVYGGSALRFAQEIGMLRSQADRVGEVSTAIATGPGDFFSYGIHTTELAQGMVGTGANYVDYVAENKSSVIAVTYHNGFVLLLQLQQPFHEWSMCLYSTTGMHTMRVDPTRIYEPFLQNFIDIVNKKDVSFSLEAPLEAAKILIAAKLSRQHGGRIYLSEVPAEEGFDGAAYAAEYAAAKRRGI; encoded by the coding sequence ATGATTCGCATCGGCCTGGTTGATCTCGACACGTCTCATCCGAAGACCTTTACAAAAATCCTCAACGCCATGCCCGGTGTGAAAGTCAACGCACTGTGGGACGGACGCGATGTGTGGCCGGAGGGGTACGACGAACGGTTCGCGAAAGAAAATGACATTCCCAACGTCTGCAAGCGGCTTGAAGACATGATCGACCATGTCGATGCAGTCATGGTTCACGGCGTGAATTGGGATAAACACGTCGACCGTGCGTACCCGTTTATCGTAGCCGGGAAGCCGGTGCTGATCGACAAGCCGATCGTGGGGAAAGTGCGAGACATCTATACGCTGCTCGAGCTCCAGGTCACGCACGGCACACCCGTGTACGGAGGCTCCGCCCTTCGTTTTGCCCAGGAGATCGGCATGCTCCGTTCACAGGCTGATCGGGTTGGAGAAGTATCGACAGCGATTGCAACCGGGCCGGGAGACTTTTTCAGCTACGGCATTCACACGACAGAACTGGCGCAGGGGATGGTTGGCACCGGGGCCAACTACGTTGACTATGTAGCGGAGAACAAATCATCGGTTATCGCTGTAACCTACCATAACGGATTTGTTCTGTTGCTTCAGCTTCAGCAGCCATTTCATGAATGGTCGATGTGTCTTTACTCAACGACCGGTATGCACACGATGCGAGTCGATCCGACACGGATTTATGAGCCCTTCCTGCAGAACTTCATAGATATTGTGAACAAGAAAGATGTTTCCTTCTCTCTGGAAGCACCGCTGGAGGCGGCAAAAATCCTGATAGCAGCAAAACTGTCCCGGCAGCATGGCGGCAGGATTTATCTCTCGGAAGTCCCGGCGGAAGAAGGCTTCGATGGAGCAGCGTACGCGGCCGAATACGCTGCAGCGAAACGCAGGGGAATATAA
- a CDS encoding sugar phosphate nucleotidyltransferase, translating into MSRGDKRAVILAGGISSRMKNSSVDPRLDAELVRQAAERTKGMIAVGEGGRPFLDYLLNNMKHAGLQDIVIVIAEHDSELRRYYGSRDRENDFHGLRISYAIQRIPPGRKKPIGTSDALTQALLSRPDWEGGDFIVCNSDNLYTVRSFTMLLESAAPNALIDYDRSGLEFDQTRIAQFGITKKDAEGFLLEIVEKPNIEELDSLRSSDGTLRVSMNIFRLNYSMMFGPLRDCPENPVRQEKELVTAVTNMVKANPRSLITLPLKEHVPDLTYKEDIPITREYLAKHFATMEW; encoded by the coding sequence ATGAGCAGGGGCGACAAACGCGCGGTGATTCTGGCTGGCGGCATCTCCTCAAGGATGAAAAACTCATCGGTGGATCCTCGCCTGGACGCGGAGCTCGTCCGGCAGGCGGCGGAGCGGACAAAAGGTATGATCGCGGTCGGCGAGGGAGGACGTCCGTTTCTCGATTACCTGTTGAACAACATGAAGCACGCCGGGCTTCAGGACATCGTGATCGTCATTGCCGAGCACGATTCCGAATTGCGCCGGTACTACGGTTCCAGGGACCGTGAGAACGATTTCCATGGGCTGCGTATTTCGTATGCCATCCAGCGAATCCCTCCAGGCAGGAAGAAACCTATCGGGACATCGGATGCTCTGACACAAGCGCTCTTGAGCCGGCCCGATTGGGAAGGGGGAGACTTCATCGTCTGCAACAGTGACAACCTCTATACCGTTCGCTCTTTTACAATGCTCCTTGAGTCCGCCGCGCCCAACGCACTCATCGATTATGACCGGTCGGGCCTCGAGTTCGATCAAACAAGGATCGCTCAATTCGGCATCACGAAAAAGGATGCGGAGGGATTTTTGCTGGAGATCGTTGAGAAGCCGAACATCGAAGAGCTCGACAGCCTTCGCTCGAGCGACGGAACCCTCCGTGTCAGCATGAATATTTTCCGGCTGAACTATTCCATGATGTTCGGGCCATTACGGGACTGTCCCGAAAACCCTGTCCGCCAGGAAAAGGAACTCGTCACGGCTGTGACGAACATGGTCAAAGCGAATCCACGGTCACTGATAACGCTCCCCCTGAAAGAACACGTGCCCGATTTGACGTACAAGGAAGATATTCCGATCACACGGGAGTATCTGGCGAAGCACTTCGCCACAATGGAGTGGTAG
- the galK gene encoding galactokinase gives MRPLQHPSPDVLLALYNCPPGELAAHHARYDRLTRLFGTHCSGTPQYIVRAPGRVNLIGEHTDYNGYPVLPMAIDRDFVFVVAAAPGLTVQLRNEDPSFEIKTFNAALPLSPYPQGDWGNYVKAAVHGILEAGWVDPKHAHGFDAIVGGTIPESAGLSSSSALVVASALAFLAANNTKVEAPVLADLLARAERYVGSEGGGMDQAVSLLAETGTALKIDFFPLRTESIPLPENMVFVVCNSLIRAPKSESVRYEYNRRVIECRMATALLTKAVRENTGTKISPLRLADLSAERLGIERAVVNGWALAVIGERPLSLNEIAQRLGKTPESIEKELCTLQDGSTFKEPPKGFRVWNRYRHVVSEAERVHLMVHALQEGNPAEIGSLMNQSHASCRDDYEISCPELEALVSVARDHGALGARLTGAGFGGCTVNAVPAIHVEQFLKGVKGKYYEGYVKREKKGVFTAYRDLRDVLFPCRASKGAGYWPAAELMG, from the coding sequence GTGCGTCCTCTGCAACACCCATCCCCGGATGTCTTGCTTGCACTGTACAACTGCCCTCCCGGAGAGCTTGCCGCACACCATGCCCGCTATGATCGCCTCACCAGGCTATTCGGGACTCATTGTTCTGGTACGCCGCAATACATTGTCCGCGCACCAGGCCGCGTAAACCTCATCGGCGAACACACCGACTACAACGGCTATCCCGTGCTTCCGATGGCCATCGATCGGGATTTTGTCTTTGTCGTTGCTGCTGCACCGGGCCTGACCGTTCAGCTGCGGAACGAAGACCCCTCCTTCGAAATAAAAACCTTCAATGCAGCATTGCCCCTCTCCCCGTATCCGCAGGGGGACTGGGGAAACTACGTGAAGGCCGCCGTACACGGGATTCTCGAAGCCGGTTGGGTCGATCCGAAGCATGCACATGGTTTCGATGCCATTGTCGGTGGGACAATTCCGGAGTCTGCGGGCTTGTCTTCATCGTCGGCGCTGGTTGTGGCATCCGCACTGGCGTTCCTTGCGGCGAACAACACGAAGGTTGAGGCACCTGTACTTGCAGACCTGCTTGCCCGCGCCGAACGCTATGTCGGCAGTGAGGGGGGCGGCATGGACCAGGCAGTCTCGTTGTTGGCGGAGACAGGAACAGCGTTGAAAATCGATTTCTTTCCTCTGAGAACAGAGTCCATCCCTCTTCCGGAAAACATGGTCTTCGTGGTCTGCAACAGCTTGATTCGTGCGCCGAAGAGCGAAAGCGTTCGCTATGAGTATAACCGGCGGGTGATCGAATGCAGGATGGCCACGGCACTTCTAACAAAAGCCGTTAGAGAGAATACGGGAACAAAGATTTCACCACTCCGGCTTGCCGACCTCTCTGCAGAACGGCTTGGCATAGAGAGGGCAGTCGTGAATGGATGGGCTTTGGCAGTGATCGGCGAACGCCCGCTCTCACTCAATGAAATTGCGCAACGGCTTGGCAAGACGCCTGAGAGCATTGAGAAAGAACTCTGTACGCTGCAGGACGGGAGCACGTTCAAAGAGCCCCCAAAGGGTTTTCGCGTCTGGAATCGATATCGCCATGTGGTGTCAGAGGCAGAGCGGGTGCATTTGATGGTGCACGCGTTGCAGGAAGGAAACCCGGCAGAAATTGGATCACTGATGAATCAATCGCACGCCAGCTGCCGGGACGACTACGAGATCAGTTGTCCTGAGCTGGAAGCCCTTGTTTCCGTCGCAAGGGACCATGGCGCTCTCGGCGCGCGTCTGACAGGAGCCGGATTTGGCGGTTGCACAGTCAACGCTGTCCCTGCAATACATGTTGAGCAGTTCCTGAAGGGTGTGAAGGGAAAGTACTACGAGGGGTATGTGAAGAGGGAAAAAAAAGGGGTGTTCACCGCTTATCGTGATCTTCGGGATGTTCTCTTTCCGTGCCGGGCCTCAAAGGGCGCCGGATATTGGCCAGCTGCAGAACTCATGGGATAG
- a CDS encoding carbon-nitrogen hydrolase family protein, translating into MKSIVRIGAAQLPTVIDGASFEEKQKKNLAQILEMLELAGKRKSDLVLFGEYANLHHRTWSEDKKEYVPDPIPGAFTKAVARRAAKFKMNVALPMLGTYKGVLSSWVVLFNRTGTIIGCYQKAHPTMPEQGIGIRPGNDLTVYKLDCASVGIMTCMDIEYPEVAQVFMLRGADLLLFPHVQGSWGEVDWEIRYRARAVDTGLPVVSSCYGYPEGEWMPGKMIGRSSVIGRDGLVLADMGRRIGLLTYDLDLSAKRITPFYFNEKQDRTLAVTASRRPELYGDLVEEKAKKKARKEIKMKAASRKVPSGKT; encoded by the coding sequence ATGAAATCAATAGTTCGCATCGGTGCCGCTCAGCTTCCAACCGTCATTGATGGTGCTTCATTTGAAGAGAAGCAGAAGAAGAACCTGGCACAAATCCTTGAGATGCTGGAGCTCGCAGGCAAGCGAAAATCGGATCTTGTTCTCTTCGGTGAGTACGCCAATCTGCACCACAGGACGTGGTCTGAGGACAAGAAGGAGTATGTCCCCGACCCCATTCCGGGAGCATTTACAAAGGCGGTTGCCAGACGCGCAGCAAAATTCAAGATGAACGTGGCCTTGCCGATGTTAGGTACATACAAGGGGGTGCTCTCAAGCTGGGTGGTTCTCTTCAACAGGACCGGCACAATCATTGGATGCTACCAGAAAGCGCATCCTACAATGCCGGAGCAGGGAATCGGGATCAGGCCGGGAAATGATCTCACGGTATACAAACTCGACTGCGCATCCGTCGGCATTATGACCTGCATGGACATCGAGTATCCCGAAGTCGCCCAGGTGTTCATGCTGAGGGGAGCCGATCTCCTGTTGTTCCCCCATGTGCAGGGGAGCTGGGGGGAAGTGGACTGGGAGATCCGCTATCGTGCGCGTGCAGTGGACACGGGACTTCCGGTTGTTTCATCATGCTATGGTTATCCCGAAGGAGAGTGGATGCCAGGCAAGATGATCGGACGGAGCAGCGTGATAGGGCGGGATGGACTTGTGCTCGCCGACATGGGGCGGCGTATCGGTCTGTTGACATATGACCTGGACCTGAGCGCCAAACGGATTACGCCTTTCTATTTCAACGAGAAGCAGGATCGCACACTCGCAGTGACGGCGTCGCGGCGGCCGGAATTGTATGGTGATCTGGTGGAAGAAAAGGCGAAGAAGAAGGCGCGGAAGGAGATAAAGATGAAGGCGGCATCAAGAAAAGTCCCAAGCGGTAAAACGTAA
- the ychF gene encoding redox-regulated ATPase YchF, whose product MGFTCGIVGLPNVGKSTLFNAITSADAAVANYPFCTIDPNVGIVPVPDRRLDRLTEIYKPAKTVPTTLEFLDIAGLVRGASKGEGLGNQFLSHIGSVDSIAHVVRCFDDTNVIHVDGSVNPKRDIEIVETELILKDIETIDRKRTEAEKRAKSGDKHARDEVAFYPRVRDHLSAGRLARYFSTTHDDENLWLRDLHLLTNKPVMYICNVHERHSSTESDYVAQVRAVAAKESAKVVLISAEVEAEIADLPEAERAPFLQELGMKESGLNQLIREGYDLLRLITFFTVNPKELHAWTIPNGTHAAAAAGVIHTDFEKGFIRAEILKYSDLDRTGSEHALKEAGLLHVHGRDYAVEDGDVMFVRFNL is encoded by the coding sequence ATGGGCTTCACGTGCGGAATCGTAGGACTTCCGAACGTCGGAAAGTCAACATTGTTCAACGCGATCACCTCAGCAGACGCAGCAGTCGCTAACTATCCCTTCTGCACAATCGATCCGAACGTCGGCATTGTCCCGGTCCCCGATCGCCGCCTCGACAGACTTACTGAAATCTACAAACCCGCAAAGACCGTCCCCACAACACTTGAATTTCTTGATATCGCCGGACTTGTCCGGGGCGCCAGCAAAGGAGAAGGCCTCGGCAACCAGTTTCTTTCCCACATCGGCAGTGTCGATTCCATCGCCCATGTTGTCCGCTGTTTCGACGACACCAATGTTATTCACGTCGACGGTTCAGTAAATCCAAAGCGGGACATCGAGATCGTTGAGACCGAACTCATCCTGAAAGACATCGAAACAATAGACCGGAAGCGCACCGAAGCTGAGAAGCGCGCAAAATCAGGTGATAAACATGCCCGGGACGAGGTTGCATTCTATCCCCGCGTCCGCGACCATTTGTCCGCTGGCCGGCTCGCCCGATATTTCTCGACAACACACGACGACGAAAATCTCTGGCTCCGAGACCTCCATCTCCTCACGAACAAGCCCGTCATGTACATCTGCAACGTCCACGAGAGACATTCTTCAACAGAAAGCGACTATGTGGCACAGGTGCGCGCCGTTGCAGCGAAAGAATCCGCTAAAGTCGTTCTCATCAGCGCTGAGGTTGAGGCAGAGATTGCCGACCTGCCCGAAGCAGAACGAGCTCCATTCCTGCAAGAGCTTGGAATGAAGGAATCGGGATTGAACCAGCTTATCCGCGAAGGATACGACCTTCTCCGGCTGATCACGTTCTTCACGGTCAACCCCAAAGAGCTGCACGCATGGACGATCCCGAACGGGACGCATGCCGCTGCCGCTGCAGGAGTCATTCACACTGATTTCGAGAAGGGGTTTATTCGGGCGGAGATTTTGAAGTATTCAGATCTTGATCGCACCGGGTCAGAACACGCTCTCAAGGAGGCAGGCTTGCTTCATGTTCACGGAAGGGATTACGCTGTCGAAGACGGGGATGTGATGTTTGTGAGGTTTAATCTGTAG
- the argC gene encoding N-acetyl-gamma-glutamyl-phosphate reductase, whose amino-acid sequence MATTISASIIGASGYSGAELMKILLRHKQVRIEKLFANSSVGKRVTDLYPWFGSRVDSVYEPYSVDAASTSDIVFIALPSGEAMNLVPELLGRGKKVIDFGGDFRLKDVSLYEKFYNHEHKAKNILHQAVFGLPEWNREHIISASLIANPGCYATSAILPLAPILKEGIVQSHGITISSLSGVSGAGRSASADLSFTEVNESVKAYKVGVHQHIPEIKTTLEEISGTSVSLTFVPHLLPITRGIYTSIYAPLAKNVTQSDVMAAFQKHYGREPFIRISETAIPEIRNVNHTNFVDIGFRVYTDNNQLIILSVIDNLIKGAAGQAVQNMNLMFGINETEGLLS is encoded by the coding sequence GTGGCAACGACGATTTCGGCATCAATTATTGGCGCCTCAGGATACTCCGGCGCAGAACTGATGAAGATCCTGCTGCGACACAAGCAGGTGAGGATTGAAAAACTCTTCGCAAACAGCTCGGTTGGCAAACGAGTCACAGATCTCTACCCGTGGTTTGGGAGCAGAGTGGATTCGGTGTATGAGCCGTACTCTGTTGATGCAGCCAGCACGAGCGACATCGTGTTTATTGCACTGCCGTCGGGAGAAGCGATGAACCTTGTCCCCGAACTTTTGGGGCGCGGAAAGAAAGTGATCGATTTCGGCGGCGATTTCCGCCTCAAGGATGTTTCTCTGTACGAGAAGTTCTACAACCATGAACATAAGGCAAAAAACATTCTGCATCAAGCGGTATTCGGACTTCCGGAGTGGAACCGTGAGCACATCATATCGGCTTCCCTGATTGCTAATCCCGGCTGCTACGCCACGAGCGCGATCCTGCCGCTGGCGCCGATCTTAAAAGAAGGGATCGTGCAGTCTCACGGTATCACCATCAGCTCCCTGTCGGGAGTGTCCGGAGCGGGGCGCAGCGCGAGTGCCGATCTTTCATTCACAGAAGTCAATGAATCGGTGAAAGCATACAAGGTCGGCGTGCATCAGCATATCCCGGAAATCAAGACCACGCTCGAGGAAATCAGCGGCACATCGGTGTCGCTCACGTTCGTTCCGCATCTCCTCCCGATTACGCGCGGCATTTACACAAGCATCTATGCTCCGCTTGCGAAGAACGTCACACAGTCTGATGTCATGGCCGCGTTTCAGAAGCATTACGGCCGCGAGCCGTTCATCCGGATCTCCGAGACGGCGATACCGGAGATAAGGAATGTCAACCATACAAACTTTGTGGACATCGGCTTCAGGGTCTACACTGATAACAATCAGCTTATTATCCTCTCAGTAATCGACAATCTTATCAAGGGAGCCGCGGGACAGGCGGTTCAGAATATGAATTTAATGTTTGGAATCAATGAGACGGAGGGACTTCTCTCGTGA